The sequence CAACATGTGGGTGGGGCAAGGTGTTCCCTCACGTGCACTAACGGTTGATTCTGATGTGAAGCGTGGGACATGCGTGCAcactcttttataaatctggaaaTTTTTGtgcactgcattttttttttccctacatATGCCACCTGTAGTCTACTTTGCTATGCACAATTTTATAAATGAGGGTCCTGGATACTCAGTGTTTTTGATCAGTTCTGGGGTCTCATTTTTAAAGCTGGCATATGCACAAAACAGGGCCTGAAGGTAACCAAAACCAAATTTGATGGGGAAAATGTGCGCACCTGTATGTAAACTCACCCATGACCCATGCGTATAGACATTTTGGAGATGCAGAAAATCGAAGATGTAGCTGGTTAGGTGGTGAATTGCAGTCAGACTGCGTCATACTCCTCTcacacatttaatttcacttcacACCAAACATCAGTTTAGATTTACATTATCATAATCATTCAAACCAGCATTGTTATCTTACTGTGGCTTGCAGTGAGCCATAACTGTTCcataaacacaacataaacataaacataaaatctttcattataaaaaatttataaaacaactaaaatctCAAACCCTGGAGTAGAGAAAAGGGCCTGTCTATGTGACAACTGGTGAATTTATCATCATGGTTGTAGCCTACACCACTGAATGACAAGATAATTTTGCTAAGGTGAGAAGCAAACAGTCTCACCCGTGGCATACCCCCACCCAGTATGAGGACCGCAACCTACAGCCCCCTCCTCGACAGGAAAGCTTTATATGGAAGGAAGGATCTATGAGGATATAATCCAGCTTTTGAGATAAGAACAATGCAAAGGTTAATTTTTAAAGACCTTTTAATGTATTAAATACGTCACACATAATTGTCATTGTATTCCACATCTCAACTCTAATTTCTTTAAGTTCATCAGCTATGACATTAATGGTGCTGAACGTTGTGTTTAGAGTAAAGCTTCAGTCAGAACCGACCACTTCCAGATGCACCATGTGCACCAGACtcatttcaaatcaaatcaattttatttataaaggacTTTTCCTACCAAAAGTATCACAAAGTactttttaatgagaaaaacaatttttgcatattaaataaaagaagctgTCACTCATCAAAGTGgcatagcaaaaaaaaaaacaacaaaaaaaaactttatctcTCTCCCACATAGTAacacaaacatccacacacatGTAGACAGAGCAGTAAACCCCCATTCtagaagaatatatatatatatatatatatatatatatatatatatatatatatatatatatatatatatatatatatatatatatatatatacacacacatatggagTGGCTGTAAATAttgcatatatatacatattgtCAGACTGTAAAGCAGCACATCACTGCAATCATTGTACTGTggcttattatatttatatttattgtcattttagaTTATTACTGtgttattttggtttttcttaCTAGTAGTAAATGGCTGATAAAAACTagaacttgaaactttcacatacATAATCTTAAAGATAAAACCTGTTGGCACTGTTTTACTTCATGCTGGATTTCTGAGATTTTATgtatcagaaaataaaaaaaggtattATGGTGAAACCTGATCTtagaattatataaataaaaattaaatatattaattaaataactaATTATCTCCGGTTAGAGCTCCTCTATAAAAGCATTAGTTAgtattcaggtgtgtgttaaagTATCACTACATACCTTTACgactttaaaactctgtgtttttAATTCGTTTTGTTTGCACAGGGACATTCCTGGACCCATCAATGCCCTGGATCTTCCCAAGgttgagaaaccacactttacaacttttttcCTGTCCTGGGGCATCAATTTACAGCAGTATTTACTTTACTTCATACCATGCCAACAACTGGATGTCAAAACAGTGTCGTTTTAAACGTGCACCATGCAAAGCACCATGGACAGAGCAAGACATAAGACAAGGGTCAACATCGGACTGGCTTTTACCGGCTATAGTTGGCTCAGAGAGGAGACATGATGCAAGAaggatgctgaattagtcaCCATTAGAGGCGCCTCAGTGTGTAAGTCTTCCAGCATTCAGTGGTGCGGctttaacacaatgccaaggaggaaagacatcagcaatgatcttagagaagcaactgttACTGCACATTAATGTGAGAAAACGTATAAGATCACTTCCAAAGTATTTGGAATCCACCATTTGAcagagcaaaagaagaaaacattcaagacagttGCCAGTCTTCCAAGAGGTGGatttcagaaactgtaaaaaaaaaaccctaagaagccacatctcagactctccaggttTCAGTTAGTTCAGTTCAGTAGCACgttaaatgttaatgttcatGACAGTAAAATCAGAAAGAAGACTGTGCAGTTTGGCTTGTTTAGAAgggttgcagaaaaaaaacttttctctaaaaagaaaagcacaggatggctgatgcatctgaacaaaccactaacttctggaacaatgtcctagACAGGCCAGGCCAAAGTGGAAATGCTTGGTCAGAgtgcacaaaacaaacaaacaaacaaacaagcaagcaagcaagcaagcaagcaaacaaacaaacaaacaaacaaacaaacaaacaaacaagcaagcaagcaagcaagcaagcaaacaagcaaacaaacaaacaaacaaacaaacaaacaaacaaacataaaagcacAAACACCTTTTACCAACTCTTATGATGACCTGGGCTTATTCTGCAGCCACAGGAAAATGAACTCCCACCAAAGTGATTTCATCTGTCTGGGACAGGACAATTATcccaaaaacagcagcagatctacaacagaatgactgaaaaagaaatgatgatCCAGTCCAGACCTCATTCTGATGGAAATACTGTtgtgggaccttcagagagctgtgcAGAAAGCGATGCTTCTATAGTAAAGTTGTACATCTCCACATCATAAAACCACCTGTTTAAATTACCACAGAAGTCTGACAGTCCAGTCCAGACTAGAAGTTCCCACACTGGTCTTGAGCCCTTGTTAGCCTTCTCTAGCGTTTAGGTCTTTGTTTCACATAAATGTCACGTGAATTTCTTTCATCTATTTGAAAGTTTCATTCCTGTCTGGATATCATGTCTGCAAAAGCAGCCAATCAGACAGGCACATGTCCTTTCTCACACACTTACTGAAGCATGGCTGAACAGGTATGTGGCACTTTTTGGACACCAGTCACACTCCTTTCCCTTTCAGTCCGTTTCCCCCATAGTATTTCCACCAGCCCCatagaaagggaaaaaaaactttactggtttctgctgctgtctggAATTTTACACTTCCTTACTTTCCCCCCatttactgacatttttcttACTGTTCATCTGtccaacatgttttcattttccattCCTGCTGCTTGACAtctgtctttttcatttacTCCTCCTCTGTGCTGCCTGGCTTTGGGATATATGAGCCTCCAGAGGCTTTTGCACCTTTGATTACTTCTGTGTTtgcaaaagaacaaacacaagTTGAATAATCTACTGTAAACTTTTATTCAATGAGGTAAAAAGTACAACAACTTGTatcagacagaaacagctttACTCCTAAAGAATGCATTCAGGCGTACGTATATTTAGtcaatatataaatttaaaatagaaatatattgaCTGTGGAGCTGTGATAATTCAATAGGTTTTGAGTCTTTTAGTTCCTATCTTTTGGCACAGTAGTACCATCCAGTGGACACAGTGGGAATTGCAGTACAATTGAGTTGCAGAAAAGCTgtaattttctataaaatttagtatttttttgtaGTCTTGCTGCATTGATTTCTTCTGTTTCCTTTAATCACATCCCACAAAGATCCCTTTTTAGATTTAAGGGTTTTTATGGttcatattaaatatttgaatataaatagtaaatatttaataatgtgttggaaGAGGTAAGTGGGAAGTTGGGAACACAACCAATTACCACAACATGCAAAAATCATATAGAAAtacctttttattaaaaaagaaaaaaatatgccagaaaaccaaaaatcagcaaacaaacagaaaacgtGATTAAAAGCAGCATTTGATATGTACATGGTTATTCTCTTTTAAGTATATTAtctgaaataatattttctcttttgtcattttctgaaatgttgtttGTGTAGGAATTTAGTGTTTTTTCAACAGAGCGTAAAACAGCGACACCAGAGCAAAACTGTCATTATGATGTTTTCCTGACTCATTTCTCGACTGAGATGTAGCTTTCATGACTCTACGTGATGACCTCATGGCAAATGTCTTTATATGTGACGGCGTTTCTTAAACACACTGCTGAGTTAGCCAGAAAATCCTTATGTGGATGAATTAAGTGCATTAAATTAGAATTTTTTCAGCTGAGAGAAAATGGGCTGGTTGTACATACTGTCACATTTCTACATCCCTGTcacatgcacatttttaatgtgaGGTGTCAAACAGACATGATTAGGATTACATGAACATGTACTATTAGACATAAAAACTCTGATTTTGTCATTTGATGTTGAAGCTGACATACTGGCCATTTCACATTTTTGACTCTGGATTGTGACTCTTGTGGTTTTggagactttgtttttttttagttttggacGTCATGCCACCtcaaaagcactttgagttattattacaaagatttgattAATTACAACTAAACATAAAaccataacaaataaataaacctctTTCATTTGCAAAAACATATCTGGTCCAATTTACATTTACTAGCATTATTTACAGTTCCATCACCACTACCCAtctaagacaaaaacaaaaaagggatTCTAGtatttttaattcacttttttaaaagtcatgGTGAACTAGATGCTTCTATTTCTTTATAAAAGTCATTTTAGTCCTCACAGCATCCAAAgcaagtaatttattttattttatatcccCTCTGTGACAAAGGTAGCTAACTGACAAAGCTAgcaataatttcttttatttattctcaaagACTTTTGTTACCACGTAGGTGAGCAAACAACCTGTTTACAAGTTCCAAGAAATTTACACCACAactttcttaatatttttattaaactatttCATCTcattttgctaaaaaaaaaaaaaaagtttccttaAGTTGAACTCTGCTCACCTTCAGTACCACCACACATCCAGCCTGCCTCCCAAAAGATCCATTGTGTATGGAGCCCAACAAAGTCTCATTCATTTACTAATCACGGTAGTCACTCATGTCTTATTTAGAGGAGCCAAACATGTCTGAATTTGCTGTTTTAACTTTTATCCGGTGTGCACAAGtgaactaaaacatgcaaacaaatccTGCATAGTGATGGTAACAAAATGTGGccttaaaataaagttttattattgtgtgGCCCCTTCTGCACCTCAGAGATTAGACCAAAACTGAGAAACCTTTGCTCTACCGCATATTAATTAGTAATTGATGATTCATACTTTATAATGACTGAAAGTTTTTACCAAATCCTAATCTTACAGCTAATGACTCTGTAACTAGGCCACCCCACTGAAACCTTCCTCGTAGGTTGTAGATTACTGTGTTACTGGAGGCTTATTGGTCTCATCTTCTACCTCGGTGTGAGGGTCGCTGTCCTCTGCGGAGCTTGGCTCTTCCTCTGGCTTCTCACTACTCAGTTGCTGTTTGAAGTGGTTGTTGAGCCGCTCCAGGATGTCAATGGAGTGGTTGATGAGCAGAGAAAGCCAGGCCAGACCAAAAAAGATCCATGAGGCTATGAGGACGCTGTACCAGTTTGGGTAGTCTTTGTCCGGATTGCTCTCTGAAAGGTGCAACAAAGTATTGAGTTTTACAAAGGAAATTTAAACTTATAGCAaagataaatgaaagaaaaaatagtcTGAAGGGTTTTTAAGTGACAGCTGTGCTTCACCTGCCACAAAATCCCCAAAGCCGATGGTGCTGAGGGTGATGAAGCAGTAGTAGATGGCCTGGGAGTAGGTCCAGCCCTCTTTCAGCTGGAACACAATCATTGGCATAACGAAGAAGAGAACTGATCCACAGATGTAAGACACCAGGTGGACGAAGAAGCGTGTGCATTTCTGCAGGGAGTCAATGAAGGAGGAGGTGATGTTAGTCACATTTTAGAGAACATTCTCCCACTCGACTGGTCCTAAACATTGTCAGAGGTGATCTGCGTACCTTTCGTCCGCTCTTTCCTTCAAGGAAATCAGAAATGCTTCTCTCCAGAGCAAGCATGTACTTTCCCACTCTGTTGAGCACCACCATGTTGAGGGGGATACCAAAGAGTGcaaaaaagacacagaaaatCTGACCGGTTGTAGAACTGGGACTCGTGTTCCCATAACCTGCAAAACTATAAACTGTTAATGTCTCATCTGTGAGCTGAAACCTGTCTGAAGAAAACAAATTCCAGGATTATGCTTAGAGATAAATCATATATATTAATGATATTACTTCTAATCACTTCTGActttttcatgcatttaaaaGGTTTGCTGAGTTATAAAATTTTCAAAGTAATTCAAAGAAATTTTGACAGGACAGACACAGTTTCTATAAagttcagcaaaacaaaaccttaaaaagttgtattttatGACCCACCCAAACAAAATTTACCACACTGTAAACTGTAAGAAAAGCTCTATAATGGAggttattttttctgtgtgctTTTCTAATATTTGGAAATGACAATAATATCCATCACTTGACGTAGAAAACTGAGGAAAACCTCTGGAAATCGCAGGGGGCAGTGCTGCACAgatgcaaccagcaaaagaaacaaaccagagaagaggaacaggaagaaaaaaaaagtagaaaaaaataaagacaaaattgTGTTAGCTTTTGAAGAAAGCCTGCCAAacgtctgaaactgatgttggatCATGGagctgaactctgaactcaacAATCCtcttctttgttctgttttgctttctgcttcctgtttgtttgtacacctggtttaatttgctaatttgcttcacctgttccttgttagttcacctcagtgtatttataccccttggtttcagttttcctGTGTCAAATCTTTTGTTGTGTCCACTGTCGTGTCTCCTCTGTTTCGTCTGTGAGTTCTGTAGTAATTTTTGATAAAACCTTTATTCCTTCCTTCCTGCcttctccatcctgcatttgggtccattTCCTCCTCAAATCTTGTCAGAATGGAAGTATGAGGAGGGCGACGTGTGACGTCgctatttatgtacataaggaagcataaatgggcctatAGACTGAAATTTACTATCAAATGTAactatcatgaaaaagttgtgaaaactcattttccatttttcaaaaggaaatgttttgataaaacatttttaaatttatcataatttcacaaaatgtaattttgaaataaaataattcaactTTGCAAGTTTAATACTATTAATAAGctgttattttaacattaatatACTATTATATACATAGCGTTCTAATTTTGTAATTAGTCTCCCTTCCTTCATAATTTTGTTTAGAAAATTTGAAATTTCTTTTTatgcaaatttaaatttatttactcttaAAATGAAATTAGCAAATTTCCCTGATTTAATTGATGGAGCATCTGAAAGACATCAAAGGCTGGATTAATTTATTATGTTTGAAATTTAAGCAAAGGTTAAACAGAGGTCACTGTGTTTGGTCCCAGCAGGAATCATGATTGTCCTCCTCTTGATTTTGATCGGTTACAACCATTTGTAAAACCCGTTTTTACATATTCTGGCATTAAAATGGACAGTAAGTTTAAGCTTTACAGGCAGATCAGTTGTAGAAAATTCagtaattattaattataaCGAAAGTTTagagttaaaataatttgttttcatgCCAAATTTGTTACATTCAACTTGAATATTAAGTTAATTTTGGATAAATTGTTTCATTTGGAAAAACTTGAatcttttaagtattttttttaatgaaactgaTTCATTCAGATCATTTGAAAGAAACTGGAGTTTCTGGACTCAATTGTCTGCTCTtattgttaactttttttttaacttatcttgcttttaatcattttaatgtaatttattattttattgtgattgtgtgttgatgccttttactatttctaaatatctgtaatgcgtttgttttatgtaaagcactttgaattgtcctgtacatggaatgtgctgtacaaataaactgccatGCCTTGTTTCTTACCTTTTCTTCCCccatgtgttgtgtttttctatgTGTGGGCGTGGCTGTTCCCTCTGCTCTGTTCCTAAAAGACAGCTGCTACTCATCAACTCACCAGCAGTATATCTACCACAGTCCTTCCTTCATTCGACGGCAGATTGCTGAACCTAAAACACGTGGTATCTGGTCTAGTATATTTTGGGAATTTTGTCTTATTTGTGTTGTCAGGCCTAATGTGTGATTGTCCTCACAGAAAACCCTGCTGAAGCCTCAGAGTACATACTGGATCCCAAACACTGTTGGATTTACCTCACCTCCCATCCTGAGCCACACCTACACCCACAGCACGATCAACCCAAAGAGCCGAATGATCGTTCCTACCACCCAACCAGGTCACCATAAATAAAACGTTTTGTCTCACAGCTTTAGATTCCTGTCTGCTCTTTGGGTCTGCAATCTTGCCCCTGGGACAGTGAGGCTGACTTAAAGCTGTGGAGTTGAACAAACTTAATAACTGCATTTAATAAACTTAACTTAGTTGCTTAATACAAATTATAACAATTAATTTAAGTTGGTTTAACACctttgtttttacagtaaaatgcaTCAAGGACACTGAGATCAACTCCTCCTATTGGTTCCAAAATTCAGACACAAAACCAGAAAAACCTCTGGAAACTTTTAAATTACACCCTGAAACACTGTGTTCTGTATTCTTTAGCTTTTAGTGCAGCATGAGAATAACATGGTCTCTGTTGGTCTTTTAAGGTACTTTAGCCTTGTAATGTCTATTAGTGTATCAAATTCTTCTAGTTTTTagtccatttttcttttttaggtctttaaatctgtctttaaaaacaaactttttaaacttgtcctgtccagcatcatagcagcaaaatgataatctggttgctatatcgtgctgaacaaatttgctctgccaaggggaggcctatgggtaaggctcctcttgataatgtgattaattaatttatttatttactttgaatcacagaatctatgtaatcttgctggacctgaccggaggggacagaaaaagatggaaaatagcaaaaagagcaaaagggaaagaagaaaggagacaaaaagatcacagacagacggaaacgacccttcaatccacaccatcaccagacaacaaactgttacacctgtacatgaacacaccagaaaatttcctacaacttttacaaaagcagaaacacacacacacagaaaaaacagggctgccagttattaagagtttttaaataataaccaaatcaaaaacacataacagcgaccagatactaactcacaggaaaaataaaaaaataaaaaaaagaattatagcttagtataaaaaccactggacaactcagtgactgttgAGCAGAATCTCTGGCTGTGTGAGGAATGTCTTTGTGTGTACAACACATTGAAAACCATTTGTTCTTTATTAATGTGCTGTATAATTAAAGTTGATTggatttttgacattttttaacaaTCTAAATGTGAAACAGAAATGGAAACCCTTTCAAGGCTTATAATGACATCACCATGATGGACATTTACATCATCTTTTTCTGCTGGCACGCTTGGCACGCCTTCACCAAATGAGCAGCTTTGCGCCACTCTGCTGCTTTTGACCAGTCAGAGCTGACAAGGGCCTTTCGATAGTTGGATTATGAGGAGAAAGGAGATAAACCAAATGTTGTTATACTATTGGCATCAGTGCATGTTTCCAGTATATAAGGACCAGttgactgtttccacaacacgGTTTCCAGGGTTTAGGTATTAAAATAACTTAGTCAGGCTTTTGATAACGAGAAAATTATCtcgttatcttgagataacgataaaaaaaaaagaataatatttGAGCATGGGCGGTCTTGGATTCTATAGAAATCTAAACGATCATATTAAGCTAAAGAAACGACTGAAGGACTTTCTTTCAGGTGATACATTCCATCATGGCTGCCTCCAGATCGCTGTATTAGCAGCTGTTTAAACTGTAGATGCTTTCCAGTTTgacatatttataataaaaactgactcgagtttttataattaatgaCACTTCTGATGTCTAACCTATGGTGGTGACCACGGTTGCAGCAAACACCGCTGAGCTGGTAAATTTCCAGAAGCCATCGGTGGTTTGGTTGCTTTTCAAACTGAGACCTGCTTTTGATGCTGCTTGAacaacctgaaagaaaagaaacagacaaaaataaatctcagcattttctgtgatttatctttaaaaaaaaaaaagatatctcATGGACTTGGGACAGACTTTATGACTCATATTAAGTCCAGTAAACATCGATTCGCATCTTTCAGGGTCATTGGAACACCTTAGAGTTATCCTGGTCAATGAATTACAGCTGACAGCATGACTCACAGAAATACCTCCTCAGCACTGTGCTCAGAGTTCAGCACCAATCTGAGAATTACACCCACAGAACACTGTGGTCTGTAAATATTAAGTTAATCTGTTGTAATCCAGTGTTTTCTAATTTTCAGACTGGACAGAAACTGactgctttgttttaataaaatgcaaaccAGAACAGTTTCTCTTGCAACACTTTGCAGAATTTTGTTATTTGCTGGTTTATGacaattatttaaattctgACTTCCAACGTGTTTTCTACAATGAACTTCAGGCGCTTAATAGATCCAAAGTGGAGATGCAGATCTTTGTAGCTGATAAATGAGACCATGCCTGACACATGTAGGCAAAGCAGAACGTCCAGCTCAGAAAGTTTGGACAAACTATTTGCATGGAGGGCGCCGAGTCTTTGTGACATGAGAACCAAGCAGGAGCTCAAGCAGGATTCAAAGTTattacatactttttttttaaaatttagttttgtCTCCTCCGTTTTTGCAGAAGCTCCCATGTTGTTTGGATTAGACATCAGGTCGGGGACAT comes from Melanotaenia boesemani isolate fMelBoe1 chromosome 20, fMelBoe1.pri, whole genome shotgun sequence and encodes:
- the kcnk17 gene encoding potassium channel subfamily K member 17 isoform X1; amino-acid sequence: MGVKEVLSSIRVPSILILGLVYVVYVLIGGVVFWKLEGDLGQKDITQLLLKKKRLFTSYTCLNQAGLEDVAQVVQAASKAGLSLKSNQTTDGFWKFTSSAVFAATVVTTIGYGNTSPSSTTGQIFCVFFALFGIPLNMVVLNRVGKYMLALERSISDFLEGKSGRKKCTRFFVHLVSYICGSVLFFVMPMIVFQLKEGWTYSQAIYYCFITLSTIGFGDFVAESNPDKDYPNWYSVLIASWIFFGLAWLSLLINHSIDILERLNNHFKQQLSSEKPEEEPSSAEDSDPHTEVEDETNKPPVTQ
- the kcnk17 gene encoding potassium channel subfamily K member 17 isoform X2; amino-acid sequence: MGVKEVLSSIRVPSILILGLVYVVYVLIGGVVFWKLEGDLGQKDITQLLLKKKRLFTSYTCLNQAGLEDVAQVVQAASKAGLSLKSNQTTDGFWKFTSSAVFAATVVTTIGYGNTSPSSTTGQIFCVFFALFGIPLNMVVLNRVGKYMLALERSISDFLEGKSGRKKCTRFFVHLVSYICGSVLFFVMPMIVFQLKEGWTYSQAIYYCFITLSTIGFGDFVAESNPDKDYPNWYSVLIASWIFFGLAWLSLLINHSIDILERLNNHFKQQLSSEKPEEEPSSAEDSDPHTEK